Proteins co-encoded in one Camelus bactrianus isolate YW-2024 breed Bactrian camel chromosome 6, ASM4877302v1, whole genome shotgun sequence genomic window:
- the FBXL22 gene encoding F-box and leucine-rich protein 22 has translation MHITQLNRECLLHLFSFLDRDSRKNLASTCPQLQDVFEDPALWPLLHFRSLTELKKDNFLLSPALRSLSICWHSSRVQVCSIEDWLKSALQRSICSRHESLVNDFLLQVCDRCPNLASVTLSGCGHVTDDCLARLLRCCPRLRALRLENCARITNRTLTAVAAHGRALQTLHVDFCRNVSAAGLRRLRAACPRLTLRAEHSAAMIPDQPPRGPHAPSAALRKLLLR, from the exons ATGCACATCACCCAGCTCAACCGGGAGTGCCTGCTGCACCTCTTCTCCTTCCTGGACAGGGACAGCAGGAAGAACCTTGCCAGCACCTGCCCCCAGCTCCAGGACGTCTTTGAGGACCCCGCACTCTGGCCCCTGCTGCACTTCCGTTCCCTAACAGAACTCAAGAAGGACAACTTCCTCCTGAGCCCGGCGCTCCGGAGCCTCTCCATCTGCTGGCACTCCAGCCGCGTGCAGGTGTGCAGCATTGAGGACTGGCTCAAGAGCGCCCTCCAGAGGAGCATCTGCAGCCGCCACGAGAGCCTGGTCAATGATTTCCTCCTCCAGGTGTGCGACAG GTGCCCCAACCTGGCATCCGTCACGCTGTCGGGCTGCGGCCACGTCACAGACGACTGCCTGGCGCGTCTGCTGCGCTGCTGCCCGCGCCTGCGCGCGCTGCGCCTGGAGAACTGCGCGCGCATCACCAACCGCACGCTGACGGCCGTGGCGGCGCACGGGCGCGCGCTGCAGACGCTGCACGTGGACTTCTGCCGCAACGTGAGCGCGGCCGGCCTGCGCCGCCTGCGCGCCGCGTGCCCGCGCCTGACTCTGCGCGCCGAGCACAGCGCAGCCATGATCCCCGACCAGCCCCCGCGCGGCCCCCACGCGCCCAGCGCCGCCCTCCGCAAGCTGCTGCTGCGCTAG